In Leguminivora glycinivorella isolate SPB_JAAS2020 chromosome 20, LegGlyc_1.1, whole genome shotgun sequence, the following proteins share a genomic window:
- the LOC125237005 gene encoding mast cell protease 1A-like, whose amino-acid sequence MYIMFKMLFITIFCMIVVNLNEARGHSPLRVYKGRPDLRNEFPFVVLFQLKKPPYFRSCTGSLISETLVLTAEHCLSPVHIRTNIVRYGEFTLPGNETKLYSEILKVFLPKAETIDIGIALVQKISKPRAKLLAIDYKTLYGLPAKYAGFGRTLSDIYGTSLEERYRMSSVPLQVGEGMIVPCPKSVIPSYRVCVVSKCSDRWQATRQGDSGGPLVYNGDIVGVVHGAVLYPTISYEFCMISSYLEWIQGVMRFNGYKI is encoded by the exons atgtatattatgtttaaaatgCTGTTTATTACTATTTTCTGTATGATTGTTGTAAATTTGAACGAAGCACGAGGACACAGCCCCCTCCGAGTGTACAAAGGACGGCCGGATTTGAGAAATGAATTTCCATTCGTTGTACTATTCCAACTGAAGAAACCGCCCTACTTtag ATCGTGCACCGGTAGCCTGATATCTGAAACTTTGGTGCTCACAGCGGAACATTGCTTGTCGCCAGTTCATATTCGAACAAACATAGTAAGATATGGAGAATTCACTCTACCGGgcaatgaaacaaaattatacaGCGAGATATTAAAAGTGTTCCTCCCTAAAGCAGAAACTATTGACATTGGAATAGCTCTAGTCCAAAAGATATCTAAGCCTCGTGCGAAGTTGCTAGCAATAGATTACAAGACTCTTTATGGCCTGCCTGCTAAGTACGCTGGATTTGGCAGAACACTTAGTGACATATACGGTACATCACTGGAGGAGCGTTACAGAATGTCATCAGTTCCCCTGCAAGTAGGTGAGGGTATGATAGTGCCTTGCCCAAAGTCTGTAATTCCTTCATATAGAGTGTGTGTAGTTTCGAAATGCTCTGATAGATGGCAGGCAACTCGTCAAGGCGATTCAGGAGGCCCGCTAGTCTACAATGGTGATATCGTTGGAGTTGTTCACGGGGCTGTTCTGTATCCAACAATTTCGTACGAATTCTGTATGATCAGTTCATATTTGGAATGGATTCAAGGAGTGATGCGTTTTAACGGATACAAGATTTAA